A region of the Candidatus Chromulinivoraceae bacterium genome:
GCTGTTAAGTACTCAACGTAGTTCTCCAGTGTCTCGTCATCATTGCCGTATTCTAAGTGGTACTGTGTCATCCAATATTGAGCAGCGGTGAATGAGTCTCTTCGAATCGCTACAAAATTCGTACGACCGACCTTGCGCCGCAGAATAAGCTGAGCATCCTCGAGCGTACGGATATGCCTATGAATAGAAGGCAACGACATGTCATGCTCTTCAGCCAATTGACTAACAGTGGCGGGATGAAATGAAAGCGTCCTCACTATTTCACGTCGCTTTTCGTTACTCAATGCAGCAAAGACCATATCGAGAATAGCTGAATTAGTATCTTTACTTAACATACATGTTAAGTATACGACTCTTTCGATTCAAAAGCAATAAGCCTTAAAATCATATAATCCTTGCTCGTAGTTTTATCGTAATATCCAGCGCCCTGCCTGTTGCAGACAGCATAGAATGACTTCGAAAATAAAATAATGAAGGCTGTTCCTAAATACCAACGCCACCAATAATCGTTGCAGTGGTAGGCCTATCGATCGAGGCAACGAGTGGCATAAACGTGTCTTTTAATTCTTTTGCCACCTCAGGTCTTGCGCCGAAGGCGTCTTTAGCTTCTTTAGATGTCCACAACTCCGCTATGCATATGGTATTAGGCTCTTCGGTACGACCGATAAGATAATAGATGCATTCAGGAATATCTTTAAGTAGGTTACTACTTTCCTGCAGTTGTTGAATAAGCTGATCATATTTATTAGGTTGAGCGGTCACTTTTACGCATTGTATATATGGTTTCATGGTTTTTATCCTTTATTGATATTCATGGTTAGTATAAATTGCGATAGCGCTTAAACATCATGCCAAAAAAGCATGTCGGAATAGCTCGATGAGCTCATCAGCATGTTTCCTGACATTGTAATTTTGTTGACTGTACAATTTTGTAGCCACTCCGTTTAAAGCCATCCGTAACGTTAATGCTGCAATGTCTGTATCAAATTTCCTTAATACTCCTTTCTTTTGTCCGGACAAAAAAACATCCGCAAGATCAGAAAGCTCACGCTCATATAGAGTTACAGCGAGACTCTCGTGCTTTAGCGGTTGAAAGTTGGATCGTATAGTTTGCAGCGCCTTTATGCATGTTGGATATTGCTGGTAAAACTGACAACTCAATTCTATAAAACTCCGAATTTGCTCCCACTCGTTTGTCGTTTGCCAAATTTGAGATGACATATAGTCACGTGCCGCCGCATAGATATAGGCAATCGTCTCTTGCATTAATTCCTCTTTAGTAGGGAAGTGGTATTGAATCACACCCTTACTAACGTCAAGACGGTTGCTTATTTCACCAATTGTGGCCCGCGCGTATCCCTCATCAGCAATGGTCTCTACGACACATTGAAGTATGCGTCGCTGCGTTGATGTGATGGTAGCACGTGGGATATAAGTTTCCATTGTTGTCCTGGTAATTGTATGCTAAATTTAGTACAAACGTACTAAATTTAGCATACAAAAGGAGAGAGAATTATGCAATCATCTCGGCGTCTGACAAACAATTTAACACGATATAAATGGCTCGTACGAGGGACGGCCTGCCTGTTTCTCCTTAGCATCTTTTTCATAGGACAGGTAATCACGCAATTTAGTACGACAACTCCATATAGTATAAAAAACCAATCAATAAGTTCTCTTGGAATCACCGTTTGCGAAAACTTCAAAGAGCCACAGACGCAACAACAATTTTATGTTTGTTCGCCGCTGCATCTAGTTATGGATGCGACGTTCATCTTAACTGGCCTGTTGACCATGTTAGCAACCACTCTTGTAGTACGTCCTCTCTGGCCGGGAAGAAAGGCACGAAGTGTGGGAATATTTCTCCTTTTCTTTGGCGGCATCGAAGAGGTTGTAGCCGGATTCTCGCCACTTGACCTAAATCCATTCCTTCACAGTTTATCGGGTGGCCTTGCAATTACCGCATTAAATATCGGCATGTTGTTACTTGGGTTTGCGGCTGTTAAAAGTCACCGCCTTTTAGGATCATATGCACTCGCTTGGGGAACGATAGGGATGATCGGATTCTTCATGAGCGGAACACCACCTTATGTCTGGCTAGGATATGGAGGATGGGAGCGTGTTGCAGGATACGCATTCCCACTCTGGGGTATCAGCATGGGAGCATATTGGTTTATCCAACTAAAAATCCTTGAAAAGACTCCCTTTTCTAAAAAATAACACACCTTTACCTCCTCTATTTATTCTGCTCCTTCAGGCATATGTAGGCTTTTGCCTGAGGTTTGTTGACACTTCGGAAAAACATCCGGATCACAACTCTCTGCTCACCCGACTAACATCCTTGAGCATACATACTCCAGAATGATAGTCGTGCACCCTGGCCGTGCATACATACACGGCCAGGGTTTAAATCAGAGGGGTTGCAGCGAGTTGTTACTCGAGGCTCAGACCTTCAACTCTCGAAGGGTCGAGCCTGCCACGGCCGCGGGGGAACAGCACGACTGTGCTCTCGCAAACAACAGACGGTTCGAGCCGAATGCGGTAATATCCGATGTCCAAGACTTTATAGAGGCGCAAGCGCCACTCGTATGTGAGGTTGTTGTCATTCACCCAGCGCATGGGGTGCGGACATGGGTCGCCACTCGCCGCCCAGGTAAGCGTGACTTTGAAGATCGCATCTTCTCCGACGCCCTCAACGATGGAGGTAGCGATCTCACCTAGGTAGCAGAAGCCAACGGCTCTGTTCTGTATCTCGATCTGGCCGCCTACATAGCGTGCAGCCTTTTCCGACGTCAGTTCCACAGCTTTCCCTTCTGATTAAGCCGAACTCGGCTTGCGAATACTATAATACGAACGAGTAAACCTGTCAATTTCAAGAAACCGACCTTCAAAACTGTTACCTTTAGAATTAAACACGTCCATGAGATACGTCATCAAGGAAGTATCGATCCTTAAACCCTCTCTGCCAAAAAAGGAGGGTCCATCCAAAGAGAGCTATATTGCATTACTAGAATGATAGATGCATGATAGTATTATGCCCCCCGTCAAGATAAGGTACCGGACTAGCGTCCGAGAAAGGGTGATGGCTAGTTTTCTGCGTAAAGAAGTTCTACGCAAAAAGACAGTCATAGCCCTTCTGCCTGCCATGTGCGAAACCATTGCGGTACAGCTCACTTGTGAGCTGTACGACGACGAGCGAGAGGAGACCGGTCTGGAGTTCATTACAGTGACGCCAGAAATGGTGAAGGTAGACCTCGTTCGAGTCTCAAAGCGTAACAGCGTACGCACCAAAGATATCCAAGTGGATGTTGAAGCGCGAAGCTACAAGGCACGCCAGATCCGCAAGAGGACATACGCCGAGGAGTTAAAGAAAACACTCCTGCCGTATCTACCGAAAGGTACAACTATCAGTGTATGGTATAAGCTCCTGTCAGCTGCTTGGAGTGACGGGGAGGCTTAGCGCGACTTGAGGCCTCCTCGTGCACTCGACGCAACGCATATGTTAGCTGACTCTGGTTAGCTAACACCCTGACTACGATTGGGGTTAAATTTTCTGCAAGAGGGCTTCTGTTGATCGCGTAGCGATCCTTTAGCCCTCTCACTCTTTAATCTTCATCAAAAAAGTTTGATTCTACTGTTTACGAATAAGTTATACGTTTTTAGAATGATCCATGCAGTATGCCTCTTACCACATCGATGGAAGGCACCACTGTCCCTGGCTAACTAACAAAACGTATACTTGCTTGCATCATTCCAAAATGAACCAAGGATCGGCGACGCTATTGTTGTCAATATTTTTGAGGATCATCATTGCTCTGCAGTAACGTCGCAATGCCGTCAAATTCATACTTAACTTTAAGCCATCTTCTACAATTAATCTGGTTTTGCTTATCATTGCACCTATTTCATCTTATGATTTCCACGGTGAGCTGGATACATCCAAAGGTATCGCGCTAAAGTCAAACAAACTACAGAGTTCACTTAACTTCGCGAGAAATCGCAGATGGAGGTGTCGGACTGGCCATCCTGAGAACTTTTCGTACAAGTTGCGAAGAACTAACTTGAGAAAAGATAGGAGTTGAGCAATGAAGCTCACCACCTGGATAGACCGTCTCATTAAGCCACCGCGCTGGTCAACCTTCCGACAAGTCTATGTCGTGGAGAATCAGGACTGGCTTGCACCGGTGAGTAATCTCACCGATCAGCAGGCGTACGACGCGATCGTCGCGCTCTATGAGACGGTAAGCCCCGAGCAGTATCAGATCGCCATGGATGATCTGAAGAATTCGCAGCCACCTATCTTGGGCGACGCTGCGGTTCGGTAGGAGAAACCTAACCGATGTGAAGCGAACGACGCAAGATTAGGCGCGGTACTGGTGTGTCCCTCACCCCATGAGGCGTGGAAATCCCCACACCTCATGGTCATCGACACGAATCTTATTAATAAAATATATCTTGATGCACTATTCAATAGAGCCTCCCACTTCTAGTAGCTTATAAGTATTTAATGGAGATTCCCCTAATATAGATTCAAAATGCATTATCAAATAATATAATAATTGAAATGCAAACTCAGTAGTAGTGCTACACTCAAGGTCAGGAAGAACCATCCAACCTGGAGGTGCAGCAAAATGAGCGGTCCGATCAATGTAGCCGGGCTGGATTCCGCCCGACTCCTTGCCACGTTATTCAACGCGGCAAGTCCCCA
Encoded here:
- a CDS encoding winged helix-turn-helix domain-containing protein — its product is MLSKDTNSAILDMVFAALSNEKRREIVRTLSFHPATVSQLAEEHDMSLPSIHRHIRTLEDAQLILRRKVGRTNFVAIRRDSFTAAQYWMTQYHLEYGNDDETLENYVEYLTAGSNNKGV
- a CDS encoding antibiotic biosynthesis monooxygenase, which translates into the protein MKPYIQCVKVTAQPNKYDQLIQQLQESSNLLKDIPECIYYLIGRTEEPNTICIAELWTSKEAKDAFGARPEVAKELKDTFMPLVASIDRPTTATIIGGVGI
- a CDS encoding TetR/AcrR family transcriptional regulator, producing the protein METYIPRATITSTQRRILQCVVETIADEGYARATIGEISNRLDVSKGVIQYHFPTKEELMQETIAYIYAAARDYMSSQIWQTTNEWEQIRSFIELSCQFYQQYPTCIKALQTIRSNFQPLKHESLAVTLYERELSDLADVFLSGQKKGVLRKFDTDIAALTLRMALNGVATKLYSQQNYNVRKHADELIELFRHAFLA
- a CDS encoding DUF998 domain-containing protein, translating into MQSSRRLTNNLTRYKWLVRGTACLFLLSIFFIGQVITQFSTTTPYSIKNQSISSLGITVCENFKEPQTQQQFYVCSPLHLVMDATFILTGLLTMLATTLVVRPLWPGRKARSVGIFLLFFGGIEEVVAGFSPLDLNPFLHSLSGGLAITALNIGMLLLGFAAVKSHRLLGSYALAWGTIGMIGFFMSGTPPYVWLGYGGWERVAGYAFPLWGISMGAYWFIQLKILEKTPFSKK